A window of the Polaribacter sp. HaHaR_3_91 genome harbors these coding sequences:
- a CDS encoding M15 family metallopeptidase, giving the protein MGIYKILLKLIVILFFFGCFNGCKPAPKKIVIQTTEVSNEKDSTLLFPKYLNINYVLGKFNYTENSDFTVVPKENSSKKIYLRKEVLEAFLEMNAAALKENISFTILSGTRNFDHQKRIWDYKWNDKYKNLPPLKRAKKILEFSSMPSTSRHHWGTDMDINSLTNSYFTQGKGLKEYNWLLQNAHTYGFYQVYTSKENGRTGYSEEKWHWTYLPLSALYLKYYNAKVDLKNINGFEGFSYVKELNVVKEYINGINPEILKN; this is encoded by the coding sequence TTGGGCATTTATAAAATACTTTTAAAACTAATTGTAATTCTTTTTTTCTTCGGATGTTTTAATGGTTGCAAGCCAGCACCAAAGAAAATTGTAATACAAACTACTGAAGTTTCTAATGAAAAAGATTCCACTTTGTTATTTCCAAAATATCTAAACATAAATTATGTTTTAGGAAAATTTAATTATACAGAAAACTCAGATTTTACAGTTGTTCCTAAAGAGAACTCATCAAAAAAAATATATTTAAGAAAAGAAGTTTTAGAAGCTTTTCTAGAAATGAATGCCGCAGCACTAAAAGAAAATATTTCATTTACAATACTATCTGGAACTAGAAATTTTGATCACCAAAAACGTATTTGGGATTACAAATGGAATGATAAATATAAAAACTTACCTCCTCTAAAAAGAGCAAAAAAGATTTTAGAATTTAGTTCTATGCCCTCCACTTCTCGCCATCATTGGGGAACAGATATGGATATTAATAGTCTTACTAATTCTTATTTTACACAAGGAAAAGGGCTAAAAGAATACAATTGGTTGTTACAAAATGCACATACATATGGTTTTTATCAAGTATACACTTCCAAAGAAAATGGAAGAACAGGTTATAGTGAAGAAAAATGGCATTGGACTTATTTACCACTCTCAGCACTCTATTTAAAATACTATAACGCAAAAGTTGATTTAAAAAACATCAACGGATTTGAAGGTTTTTCTTACGTAAAAGAACTAAACGTTGTTAAAGAGTACATAAATGGAATCAACCCCGAAATTCTTAAAAACTAA
- a CDS encoding methylmalonyl-CoA mutase family protein has translation MKQITPYKPKHKVRIVTAAALFDGHDASINIMRRIIQATGVEVIHLGHDRSVEEVVNCAIQEDVNAIAITSYQGGHTEYFKYMFDLLKEKGAQHIKIFGGGGGVILPKEIKELMDYGITKIYSPDDGRALGLQGMINDLVQKSEETFTKENKIVTLKVCNEDGDWLLKLESKKVLENLKNKDVNTIARLISLAENNHTDFTKIFSPLDKLIESTPVLGITGTGGAGKSSLVDELVRRFLIDFPEKTIGIISVDPSKRKTGGALLGDRIRMNSINNSHVYMRSLATRQSNLALSKNVNEAIDVLKAAEFDLIILETSGIGQSDTEITEHSDTSLYVMTPEFGAATQLEKIDMLDYADLVAINKFDKRGALDAVRDVKKQYMRNNNLWHIHQDDLPVYGTIASQFNDPGMNTLYKSIMDKLVEKTGADLKSNMEITTEMSEKIFVIPPARVRYLSEIAESNRTYDQNVDDQVVVAQKLYGIYQTILSITENNKSLQGTKQSVLTKTGIDENEILKQVQNDKSNVIPTERGTNDEESETYFLKLLLAQFDKTKLNLHPLNWEIILNWSEKVQKYKNPIYTFKVRDKEINIETHLESLSHTQIPKIALPKYQAWGDLLRWNLQENVPGEFPYTAGLYPFKRTGEDPTRMFAGEGGPERTNRRFHYVSLGMDAKRLSTAFDSVTLYGNDPGKRPDIYGKIGNAGVSICCLDDAKKLYSGFDLSHPMTSVSMTINGPAPMLLGFFMNAAIDQNCEKYIIENKLEAQVEATFIEFYDLKGLERPKYQGELPEGNNGLGLMLLGLTGDLVLPSDVYQQIKKDTLAQVRGTVQADILKEDQAQNTCIFSTEFALRLMGDVQEYFIEKQVRNFYSVSISGYHIAEAGANPITQLALTLSNGFTYVEYYLSRGMDINKFGPNLSFFFSNGIDPEYSVIGRVARKIWAKAMKNKYGANPRAQMLKYHIQTSGRSLHAQEIDFNDIRTTLQALYAINDNCNSLHTNAYDEAITTPTEESVRRAMAIQLIINKELGLTKNENPIQGAFIIEELTDLVEAAVLEEFDRITERGGVLGAMETMYQRSKIQEESLYYETLKHNGEFPIIGVNTFLSSKGSPTVQPAEIIRATETEKQHQIKTKENLNKANPKKVAKQIAILQEAAIQNENLFDILMEATKVCSLGQITEALFKVGGQYRRNM, from the coding sequence ATGAAACAAATCACTCCTTATAAACCAAAACACAAAGTACGTATTGTAACTGCTGCTGCTCTTTTTGATGGCCATGATGCTTCTATAAATATTATGCGTAGAATTATTCAAGCCACAGGCGTAGAAGTAATTCATTTAGGTCATGATAGATCTGTGGAAGAGGTGGTAAATTGCGCCATACAAGAAGATGTAAATGCCATTGCAATCACTTCTTACCAAGGAGGTCATACTGAGTATTTTAAATACATGTTTGATTTATTAAAAGAAAAAGGAGCTCAACATATCAAAATTTTTGGTGGTGGTGGTGGCGTAATCCTTCCTAAAGAAATAAAGGAATTGATGGATTATGGAATTACAAAAATTTATTCTCCAGATGATGGTAGAGCATTAGGTTTGCAAGGAATGATAAACGATTTAGTGCAAAAATCTGAAGAGACCTTTACGAAAGAAAATAAAATTGTGACCCTAAAAGTTTGCAATGAAGATGGCGATTGGTTACTAAAATTAGAAAGTAAAAAAGTTTTAGAAAACTTAAAAAATAAAGATGTAAATACAATTGCAAGATTAATTTCACTCGCAGAAAATAACCATACAGATTTTACAAAGATATTTTCACCTTTAGATAAACTAATAGAATCTACCCCAGTTCTGGGAATTACAGGAACTGGTGGTGCAGGAAAATCTTCTTTAGTTGACGAATTGGTACGTCGATTTTTAATTGATTTTCCAGAAAAAACAATCGGAATTATTTCTGTTGATCCATCAAAAAGGAAAACAGGCGGAGCACTTTTAGGAGATAGAATTAGAATGAACTCCATAAACAATTCTCACGTGTACATGCGTTCTTTAGCGACACGTCAATCTAACCTTGCTTTGTCTAAAAATGTAAATGAAGCTATTGATGTTTTAAAAGCAGCTGAGTTCGATTTAATTATTTTAGAAACTTCAGGAATCGGACAATCAGATACAGAAATCACAGAACATTCTGATACTTCTTTGTATGTAATGACACCAGAATTTGGTGCTGCAACGCAATTAGAAAAGATTGACATGCTAGATTATGCGGATTTAGTTGCCATTAATAAGTTTGACAAGCGTGGTGCTTTAGACGCTGTTAGAGATGTAAAGAAACAATACATGCGTAACAACAATCTTTGGCATATACACCAAGATGATTTGCCTGTTTATGGTACGATAGCATCCCAATTTAACGATCCAGGAATGAATACTTTATACAAAAGTATTATGGATAAGCTAGTTGAAAAAACAGGAGCAGATTTAAAATCAAACATGGAAATTACCACTGAAATGTCTGAGAAGATATTTGTAATTCCACCTGCAAGAGTTCGGTATTTATCTGAAATTGCAGAAAGTAATAGAACGTATGATCAAAATGTTGATGACCAGGTAGTAGTTGCTCAGAAATTGTACGGAATTTACCAAACAATACTTTCTATTACAGAAAATAATAAGTCATTGCAAGGAACCAAGCAATCTGTTCTTACTAAAACAGGGATTGATGAAAATGAGATTCTGAAACAAGTTCAGAATGACAAGTCGAATGTCATTCCGACAGAAAGAGGAACGAATGACGAGGAATCTGAAACCTACTTCTTAAAATTATTACTAGCTCAATTTGACAAAACAAAACTAAACCTCCATCCTTTAAACTGGGAAATCATTTTAAACTGGAGTGAGAAAGTTCAGAAATATAAAAACCCAATTTATACGTTTAAAGTCCGTGATAAAGAAATCAATATAGAAACACATTTAGAGTCTTTATCACACACACAAATTCCTAAAATAGCTTTACCAAAGTACCAAGCTTGGGGAGATTTATTACGTTGGAATTTACAAGAAAATGTTCCAGGTGAATTCCCTTACACTGCTGGATTATATCCGTTTAAAAGAACCGGCGAAGACCCTACAAGAATGTTTGCGGGTGAAGGTGGTCCCGAAAGAACAAACAGAAGGTTTCATTATGTAAGTCTTGGAATGGATGCAAAACGTCTTTCTACCGCTTTCGATTCTGTTACATTATATGGAAACGATCCTGGTAAAAGACCTGATATTTATGGAAAAATCGGAAACGCAGGAGTTTCAATTTGTTGCTTAGACGATGCTAAAAAATTATATTCTGGATTTGATTTAAGCCACCCAATGACTTCCGTTTCGATGACCATCAATGGACCAGCACCTATGTTGTTAGGTTTTTTTATGAATGCCGCTATCGATCAAAATTGTGAGAAATATATTATAGAAAACAAATTAGAAGCACAAGTTGAAGCTACTTTTATAGAGTTTTATGATTTAAAAGGTTTAGAGAGACCAAAATATCAAGGTGAATTACCTGAAGGAAACAATGGTTTAGGTTTAATGCTTCTAGGTTTAACTGGTGATTTGGTTTTACCTTCTGACGTGTATCAGCAAATAAAAAAAGACACACTAGCTCAAGTTAGAGGAACTGTGCAAGCAGATATTTTAAAAGAAGATCAGGCTCAAAATACCTGTATTTTTTCTACCGAATTTGCGTTGCGTTTAATGGGTGATGTGCAAGAGTATTTCATCGAAAAACAAGTTAGAAACTTTTATTCGGTTTCTATTTCTGGATATCATATTGCAGAAGCTGGTGCAAACCCAATTACGCAATTGGCTTTAACATTGTCTAACGGATTTACCTATGTAGAATATTATTTAAGTCGTGGAATGGACATCAATAAATTCGGACCAAACTTATCTTTCTTTTTCTCTAACGGAATAGATCCTGAATATTCTGTAATAGGAAGAGTTGCGCGTAAAATTTGGGCAAAAGCCATGAAAAATAAATACGGTGCCAACCCAAGAGCACAAATGTTAAAATATCATATTCAGACTTCTGGACGCTCTTTACACGCGCAAGAAATCGATTTTAATGATATAAGAACTACACTACAAGCTTTGTACGCAATTAACGATAATTGTAATTCTTTACATACCAATGCGTATGATGAAGCCATTACAACGCCAACAGAAGAATCTGTAAGAAGAGCTATGGCTATTCAGTTAATCATCAACAAAGAATTAGGATTGACGAAGAATGAAAACCCAATTCAAGGTGCATTTATTATTGAAGAATTAACCGATTTGGTAGAAGCTGCCGTTTTAGAAGAATTTGATAGAATTACAGAGCGTGGAGGCGTTTTAGGAGCCATGGAAACCATGTATCAACGTTCTAAAATACAAGAAGAAAGTTTGTATTATGAAACTTTGAAACACAATGGAGAATTCCCAATTATTGGAGTAAATACTTTTTTAAGTTCTAAAGGATCTCCAACCGTTCAACCTGCAGAAATTATTAGAGCAACGGAAACAGAAAAGCAACATCAAATTAAAACGAAAGAAAACCTCAACAAAGCAAATCCGAAGAAAGTTGCAAAACAAATTGCAATTTTACAAGAAGCAGCCATACAAAATGAAAACTTATTTGATATATTAATGGAAGCAACCAAAGTGTGCTCTTTAGGACAAATTACAGAGGCTTTATTTAAAGTTGGAGGACAATATAGAAGGAATATGTAA
- a CDS encoding TonB-dependent receptor plug domain-containing protein, with amino-acid sequence MVTKRHFIILLTSLFFSLGMNSQNKNITIRVKDVNNKPVSGAIILLDDVKQNVWTNSSGVFKTKLKSTPKEISAFHPKIGIKKIAYNGKENIIIKIEKGNDLPVSKNTKTQKSSDSSQFNSIYDYLRGQIAGVNVSSDEEITIRGYNSINGDMTPLFILNETTVSKEIFGNIRPLDIKSVTVLKGPETTRYGVRGANGVIIVTTK; translated from the coding sequence ATGGTAACAAAAAGACATTTTATTATTCTATTAACGTCCTTATTCTTTAGCCTTGGGATGAATTCTCAGAACAAAAACATTACAATTAGGGTTAAAGATGTTAATAACAAACCTGTTTCTGGGGCTATTATCCTTTTAGACGATGTAAAACAAAATGTATGGACAAACTCTAGCGGGGTTTTTAAGACAAAACTAAAATCGACACCAAAAGAGATTAGTGCTTTTCATCCAAAAATTGGGATTAAAAAAATAGCATACAACGGAAAAGAAAACATCATTATAAAAATTGAAAAGGGAAATGACCTACCCGTTTCTAAAAATACTAAAACACAAAAAAGTTCAGACTCAAGTCAATTTAATTCTATTTATGATTATTTAAGAGGACAAATAGCCGGAGTTAATGTATCATCTGACGAGGAAATAACAATTAGAGGATACAATTCTATAAATGGAGATATGACTCCCTTATTTATATTAAATGAAACAACTGTATCAAAAGAAATTTTTGGTAACATTAGACCTTTAGATATTAAATCTGTAACGGTTTTAAAAGGACCAGAAACTACTAGATATGGTGTAAGAGGTGCTAACGGTGTTATAATTGTTACAACTAAATAA
- a CDS encoding M48 family metallopeptidase, whose protein sequence is MSYIAETLSDLEKEHQAALNTAQEKMLTDLNDAQASGNFDKIQEASIVFQNLTTELAAEYTKRIEDINALNHKTEVETVEGIYTNNRADIDLNLLVYDGDRDYVIAFQQDDLIQKTLEKVNKNSGKFKSRKHLLKSSLRLTKTLAPMLHEIGEHCKKTLKLKADIEFFVYQGDTFNASCYPPDDNKLYIILSSGILERFSKEELTFVVGHEIGHVLFEHFDYPVRQILDTGENDLAPIHAMKLYAWNRNAEISADRAGLLCCQNFEAVGRTFFKLSSGVTTDSLDFQLNAYIEQFVDLEEVLNDSNLDPSDWYSTHPFSPLRIKALELFNKSETYAAFNESISGEITEEAMEVEIKRIMSLMEPENLEDESEHSEKIQRLMFLGGYLISNADGVVDDSEIQALSSIVAPKVFANCMMTIKGLTEDEMISEVQQLTKDLDVVLSVMQKLNILRDLSIISYADGEIDDSEVNVLYNLARLLYINTDFIDRVIGDAQGV, encoded by the coding sequence ATGTCATATATAGCGGAAACACTTTCAGATTTAGAAAAAGAACATCAAGCGGCTTTAAATACGGCGCAAGAAAAAATGTTAACAGATTTAAATGATGCACAAGCGTCAGGAAATTTCGATAAAATACAAGAAGCTAGTATTGTTTTTCAAAATTTAACTACAGAATTAGCGGCAGAGTATACCAAACGTATTGAAGATATAAATGCTTTAAATCATAAGACAGAAGTAGAAACCGTAGAAGGGATCTATACAAATAATAGGGCTGATATTGATTTAAACTTATTAGTTTATGATGGTGATAGAGATTATGTTATTGCTTTTCAACAAGACGATTTAATACAAAAAACGTTAGAAAAAGTAAATAAGAATAGTGGTAAATTTAAGTCTAGAAAGCATTTATTAAAATCTAGTTTAAGGTTGACAAAGACTTTAGCACCAATGCTTCATGAAATAGGAGAGCATTGTAAAAAAACGCTAAAGCTTAAGGCTGATATTGAGTTTTTTGTATATCAAGGAGATACTTTTAATGCTTCTTGTTATCCGCCAGACGATAATAAATTATACATTATTTTATCATCCGGAATTTTAGAGCGTTTCTCTAAAGAGGAATTAACTTTTGTTGTTGGTCATGAAATAGGGCATGTGCTTTTTGAGCATTTCGATTATCCTGTAAGACAAATATTAGATACAGGCGAAAATGATTTGGCGCCAATTCACGCAATGAAATTGTATGCTTGGAACAGAAATGCAGAAATAAGTGCAGATAGAGCAGGCTTGTTATGTTGTCAGAATTTTGAAGCTGTTGGTCGTACTTTCTTTAAATTATCATCAGGAGTAACAACAGATTCTTTAGATTTTCAATTAAATGCGTACATAGAACAATTTGTAGATTTAGAAGAGGTTTTAAACGATTCTAATTTAGATCCTTCAGATTGGTATAGTACTCATCCGTTTAGCCCGTTAAGAATTAAAGCCTTAGAGCTTTTTAATAAAAGTGAAACCTATGCAGCTTTTAATGAGTCTATTTCTGGAGAAATTACAGAAGAAGCTATGGAGGTTGAAATTAAGCGAATTATGTCTTTAATGGAGCCTGAGAATTTAGAGGATGAAAGTGAGCATTCTGAGAAAATACAACGTTTAATGTTTTTAGGAGGCTATTTAATTTCTAATGCAGATGGTGTTGTAGACGATTCGGAAATACAAGCATTAAGCAGTATTGTAGCTCCGAAGGTTTTTGCCAATTGTATGATGACCATAAAAGGACTTACAGAAGATGAAATGATTAGTGAAGTACAACAACTTACCAAAGATTTAGATGTTGTGTTGTCTGTGATGCAGAAGCTTAACATTTTAAGAGATTTATCTATTATTTCTTATGCTGATGGAGAAATAGATGATAGCGAAGTAAATGTTTTGTACAATTTAGCAAGGCTTTTATATATCAATACAGATTTTATAGATCGTGTTATTGGGGATGCACAAGGTGTTTAA
- a CDS encoding DUF6882 domain-containing protein produces the protein MGLKEKRIIQAFQKELFPALETEINTAAGFTVPLNISWNTLMEDRFSHLYNDTFPKIYFLPLIEAFKAICVDDMGVELLKAGLKEVVIVNENDEHNLDRAITFEDAVLKIDHSPIVNADNVDRRTARIISLLEDKLEEFAEGTPAAAETATSETENKQAATEEQENKVSIQELYNQSFVISNERQVIFAETVKGLDWNCDMLEGKLTYGTDKVFDIQVIGTYSENEKSWLWAWGNTQGGIPEKFLQTSLVVKAIGEAYKIEDMITPKKEFSSDPGAYFSTIASSMGQESCFVPLVFKGLTVYVTIKSEELDNKAITEPALMCSHFTESAANYRFPHKYSLYFYLKGKGYDVELPGNNIVAKKGEDQILGIFDLKGKIMKISNSKITVQA, from the coding sequence ATGGGACTTAAAGAAAAAAGAATTATCCAAGCATTTCAAAAAGAATTATTTCCAGCATTAGAAACAGAAATTAATACGGCAGCAGGTTTTACTGTTCCTTTAAATATTTCTTGGAACACTTTAATGGAAGATCGATTTTCTCATTTATATAATGATACGTTTCCTAAAATCTATTTTCTGCCATTAATAGAAGCTTTTAAAGCTATTTGTGTTGATGATATGGGTGTGGAGCTTTTAAAAGCCGGATTAAAAGAAGTTGTTATCGTTAATGAAAATGACGAACATAATTTAGACCGTGCGATTACTTTTGAAGACGCTGTTTTAAAAATTGATCACAGTCCTATTGTTAACGCAGATAATGTAGATCGTAGAACTGCACGTATTATTTCTTTATTAGAAGATAAACTAGAAGAATTTGCAGAAGGAACTCCAGCAGCAGCTGAAACGGCAACATCTGAAACAGAAAACAAACAAGCAGCCACAGAGGAACAAGAAAATAAAGTAAGTATTCAAGAATTGTACAATCAATCTTTTGTAATTTCTAATGAAAGACAAGTAATTTTTGCCGAAACAGTAAAAGGATTAGATTGGAATTGCGATATGTTAGAAGGTAAATTAACGTATGGTACCGATAAAGTTTTTGATATTCAGGTTATTGGTACGTATTCCGAAAATGAAAAAAGTTGGTTATGGGCTTGGGGAAATACACAAGGTGGTATTCCAGAAAAGTTTTTACAAACATCATTAGTAGTAAAAGCAATAGGTGAAGCTTATAAAATTGAAGATATGATAACCCCTAAGAAGGAATTTAGTTCAGATCCAGGAGCTTATTTTTCTACGATTGCTTCTTCTATGGGACAGGAAAGCTGTTTTGTTCCTTTAGTTTTTAAAGGATTAACTGTTTATGTTACTATTAAATCTGAAGAATTAGATAATAAGGCTATTACTGAACCTGCATTGATGTGTTCTCATTTTACAGAATCTGCTGCCAATTATAGATTTCCACATAAATACAGTTTATACTTTTATCTAAAAGGAAAAGGGTATGACGTAGAGTTACCAGGAAACAACATTGTAGCTAAAAAAGGAGAAGATCAAATTTTAGGAATTTTCGATTTAAAAGGAAAAATAATGAAAATTTCTAATTCAAAAATAACAGTTCAAGCCTAA
- a CDS encoding LytTR family DNA-binding domain-containing protein, translating into MIKAVIIEDEFNALNTLDKLITYTQKDIEVVAKIDNVTDAISFLKEETPDLVFLDIELIGGNAFQILEALDSITFKIIFTTAYDEFAIKAIKFDTIDYLLKPIDSEELSECIDRFRVGFKKEQVYKNALNQVSEINKKEIDKTLLIKTADAQYFLQTKDIVRCQSDGAYTIFHTVDKKIMSARNLKYYENILSEHTFVRIHQSHLVNIKYIKTINANNTVYLTNGEKIPVATRKKSYLKQILDTL; encoded by the coding sequence ATGATAAAAGCAGTTATAATAGAAGACGAATTTAATGCATTAAATACATTAGATAAATTGATTACCTATACTCAAAAAGACATTGAGGTTGTAGCTAAAATTGATAATGTTACAGATGCTATTTCATTTTTAAAAGAAGAAACTCCAGATTTAGTTTTCTTAGATATAGAGTTGATTGGTGGTAATGCTTTTCAGATTTTGGAGGCTTTAGATAGTATTACTTTTAAAATAATTTTCACTACTGCTTATGATGAATTTGCTATAAAAGCAATAAAGTTTGATACGATAGATTATTTGCTTAAACCGATAGATTCAGAAGAACTATCAGAGTGTATAGATAGGTTTAGAGTTGGTTTTAAAAAAGAACAAGTTTATAAAAATGCATTAAACCAAGTTTCTGAAATTAATAAAAAAGAAATTGACAAAACCTTATTAATTAAAACAGCAGATGCACAATATTTTCTTCAAACAAAAGACATTGTTCGTTGTCAGTCTGATGGTGCGTATACCATTTTTCATACTGTAGATAAAAAAATAATGAGTGCTCGTAATCTAAAATATTATGAGAATATTTTAAGTGAACACACCTTTGTGCGCATACATCAATCACATTTAGTAAACATAAAATACATAAAAACCATTAACGCCAATAACACTGTTTACTTAACAAATGGCGAGAAAATACCTGTTGCTACTCGTAAAAAATCGTACTTAAAACAGATTTTAGATACATTATAA
- a CDS encoding histidine kinase: MILKKKRLWQLSFAMSLILLFLACSKQDVIRPDIKNKLASLDSITQTQTEYFFLELDSLLQNRKDLTSLERAMLLFKKGEFLYINFKYQEAFNTHLKCYKLFVELNDIYNQGRSLITLSGAALHMGDVETSQIYALKALHLAQLTEDKRIEGKAYNQLFNLHFKLKDYDKALSYIKITDSLFSKEMDTTSIVSIKNNIASVYLQLREYNKALNSYSEAMALSQSIRNPVLLASVLNNIGYTYIDAVKYENAEKFLRGAATLNNNIKAINAAPYKGLGNLFLLKSEYDSAAVNYKKALDIYVANKNVKEEIEVRGKLIAISILKEDFVRALDNQIIRDSLQLNVNALEKDRLLNFANVNYEVKKKETEINHQKEINTRNQWLLISTILLFIFLAIATAFYVYNTKLRAANKASKLEQSLLRVQMNPHFIFNTLAAIQNITLEGNAIKSSNYIAKFSKLIRQNFDYVRKESISLDKEIAMISNYIETQQLRFNNVFSYTIEIDQLMDVSKIQVPPMLLQPFLENAIEYGLKEKKEDGKLLLQIEKKGDELLFVILDNGVGRSVKAKEEEVTEDLHATTIFKERLKMRKKGEEKSFILQDLFDKNNNPSGTKVFFKLKF, encoded by the coding sequence ATGATTTTAAAAAAGAAAAGATTATGGCAATTAAGTTTTGCGATGTCTTTAATACTATTGTTTTTAGCTTGTTCCAAACAAGATGTTATTCGCCCGGACATAAAAAATAAACTAGCTAGCTTAGATAGTATTACGCAAACACAAACAGAATATTTTTTTTTAGAATTAGATAGTTTATTACAAAATAGGAAAGATTTAACATCCTTAGAACGTGCAATGTTGCTGTTTAAAAAAGGAGAATTTTTATATATAAATTTTAAATATCAAGAAGCATTTAATACGCATTTAAAGTGTTATAAATTATTTGTTGAATTAAATGATATTTATAACCAAGGGCGTAGTTTGATAACATTAAGTGGAGCTGCATTACATATGGGAGATGTAGAAACATCGCAAATATACGCGCTTAAAGCATTGCATTTGGCTCAGTTAACAGAAGATAAAAGAATAGAAGGTAAAGCTTATAACCAACTATTTAATCTTCATTTTAAATTAAAAGATTATGACAAAGCTTTGTCTTATATAAAAATAACGGATAGTTTGTTTTCTAAAGAAATGGATACTACTTCTATTGTTTCAATAAAAAATAATATAGCTAGTGTTTATTTGCAATTAAGGGAGTATAATAAAGCTTTAAATAGTTATTCTGAAGCGATGGCTTTAAGTCAGTCTATACGGAATCCTGTCTTATTAGCAAGTGTTTTAAATAATATAGGTTACACTTACATTGATGCAGTGAAATATGAAAATGCAGAAAAATTTTTAAGAGGTGCTGCTACTTTAAATAACAATATAAAAGCAATAAATGCTGCGCCTTATAAAGGTTTGGGTAATTTGTTTTTGTTAAAATCTGAATACGACTCTGCAGCAGTTAATTATAAAAAGGCCCTAGATATTTATGTTGCTAATAAAAATGTAAAAGAGGAAATAGAGGTTAGAGGTAAGCTTATTGCTATTTCTATTTTGAAAGAAGATTTTGTTAGAGCTTTAGATAACCAAATAATTAGAGATAGTTTGCAGTTGAATGTGAATGCTTTAGAAAAAGATAGACTCTTAAATTTTGCAAATGTTAATTATGAAGTAAAGAAAAAAGAAACAGAAATAAATCATCAAAAAGAAATAAATACAAGAAATCAGTGGCTTTTAATAAGTACTATTTTGTTATTTATATTTCTAGCCATTGCAACTGCTTTTTATGTGTATAATACCAAGTTAAGAGCAGCAAATAAAGCATCAAAGTTAGAGCAAAGTTTGCTACGTGTACAAATGAATCCACATTTTATATTCAATACATTAGCTGCTATCCAGAATATAACTTTAGAAGGAAATGCTATAAAATCATCTAATTATATCGCTAAGTTTTCTAAGTTGATTCGACAAAACTTCGATTATGTTAGAAAAGAATCAATCTCTTTAGATAAAGAAATTGCCATGATTTCTAATTATATAGAAACACAACAATTACGCTTTAATAATGTTTTTTCGTATACTATAGAAATCGATCAATTGATGGATGTTTCTAAAATACAAGTGCCGCCAATGTTGTTACAACCTTTTTTAGAAAATGCCATAGAGTATGGTTTAAAAGAGAAAAAAGAGGATGGTAAATTATTACTTCAAATAGAAAAGAAAGGAGATGAGCTGTTATTCGTTATTTTAGATAATGGAGTAGGGAGGTCTGTAAAAGCAAAAGAAGAAGAAGTAACGGAAGACCTACATGCAACAACTATTTTTAAGGAGCGTTTAAAAATGAGGAAAAAGGGAGAAGAAAAATCATTTATACTCCAAGATTTATTTGATAAAAACAATAATCCTTCAGGAACAAAAGTATTTTTTAAATTAAAATTTTAA
- a CDS encoding DUF3703 domain-containing protein, which produces MSNQKLKSEFKNQLNIAKVAICKKQYKTAFYHLENAHILGQNNLYRHTLSHYYMLIFGLKTKNNKEIIGQVLRIFASILFTLIWVPIGNTGGTNISPVKIIPIRKELKKYFLN; this is translated from the coding sequence ATGAGCAATCAAAAATTGAAATCAGAATTCAAGAATCAATTAAATATAGCAAAAGTAGCAATATGCAAAAAGCAGTATAAAACAGCTTTTTATCATTTAGAAAACGCACATATCTTAGGACAAAATAACTTGTACAGACATACTTTAAGTCATTATTACATGCTGATATTTGGCTTAAAAACAAAAAATAATAAAGAAATCATTGGGCAAGTCTTAAGAATTTTTGCATCTATTTTGTTTACATTAATTTGGGTTCCTATAGGTAATACAGGCGGTACCAACATTTCTCCAGTAAAAATAATTCCTATTAGAAAAGAATTAAAAAAATATTTCTTAAATTAA